Genomic segment of Streptomyces roseifaciens:
GCCTCGCTGCTGGTGCCGCTGGCCTGGTACGGACGGGGAGTCGTCGGCAACTGGGACAGCCCGTTGTCGATGGTCCTCCACCTGACGGGCATCCTCCTGGGCCTGTGCTGCGGGTTCGCCTGCCTGCTGCCCGCCACGGCGGGCACCCCGCAAGGGCCGCGCCGGCTGGCCCGCATGGCGGTGACGCTGACCGCCGTCGCCGCGCCCCTCGCCGCGGTCGCCGGCCACCTGGCGCCGCCGCTCTTCGGCCTGCGGCTGGGGGACGCGATCACGCCCCGGCCCATCTGGTTCTTCAACGGGTGCGCCTTCGGGCTGATCCTGTCGATGCTCTTCGCCGTCGCCGGGCTGCCCCGGCGCCCGCCCCCGCTGGGCCTGCCGTGGGCCGGCAGCGCGAGCGGCCTCGGCGCCGTCCGCGCGCTGGCGATCGGCCTCGCCGCCGCCGGACCGGTCCTCCTGGCCCTCCGGCTCGTCGTACCGGCCCCGATCTGCTTCGTGGCGGGCCTGCTCCTGTGCCTGCCCGGACAGCGTCACGGGGAACGGGCCGCAACACCGTTCACGGGCCCCGTCGCCGTCCTCCGCGGCTTCGGAAGCGGCCTCCTGCGCGGATTCGTCGTCTGCTCGCTCATCGGCGTGTCCGCTTGCGCGGTCGTCGGAGGCATCGTGGGCGCGTTCGCGGCGTACGAGATCCGATCGGCTCCCTCACTCGCGGACGCCGGGCCGACCGACGGCTGGCGCGCCCGGGTGTCACCCGACGGCGTCCGCACCGTCGACTCCTCGAAGCCGTACGCGGGCGAGCTGCTGCCCCGCGGCGCGCACACCAAGCCGCTCGCCGTACCGAGCCAATCCGGCATCGCCTACAACGGGCGCACGCCCGAGGCATTCCACCAGCCGGTCCGCATCCGCATGGAGCGCGACGAGCCGGTGCTCATCACCGCGGGCCACCCCCCTGCCGACGCCTGGAACGTGGTGTCCGAACTGCCGCGCCCCGTACAGCTGTGGCTCGCGTACCGCAGCACGCCGGCCGTCATCGGTGACGTCGTGGTCCCGCTCGCCGAGTTCGGCGTCCTGATCGGTGCCATCGGAGGCTGCGCCTCGGGCGTCTACCGCGCCCTGAGCACCCCTTCCGACGTCCTCCGGGCCGCAGGCCCGCAGAGCACCCTGCGCACCGACCGCGCCGCCACCGCGGCGCGCAGCGCCATCGCCGCCGTGCTCGCGGGCGGGGTCTGCCTGGCGCTCATCCCGGTGGTCGGCAGCGGCGGCGCGCTGGGCACCATGCACACCGAACTGTGGGTGCCCCTCGGCACGTCCGCGCTCGCGCTGAGCGCCTGGGGCCGCCTCGGTACGGCCCGGATCTGGCTGGCCGTCACCGGCCGTGCGCCCTGGCGGCTCATGACCTTCCTCGAAGAGGCCCACCGGCGCGGGGTGCTGCGCCAGTCGGGCGCCCACTACGAGTTCCGCCACCTGCGGCTCCAGCAGCGCCTCGCGGGGGCGGCCGAAGAGGATGAGCGCCGGGCGGCTCCGGCGCCGGTGCCGTGAAATGCGGCGGGCCGTGAATGCAGCGGTGCCGTAAACGCAGCGGTGCGCTGCGAGCGGAAGTCCCGCTCGCAGCGCACCGGATGTCAAACCGTCAGCCGGAGGCTGCCGGTCGTCAGCGCCACTGCTTGATGCACGCGGTGGGGACCCAGCCCTCGTGCCCCGCGTAGCTCAGGAGCACCCAGCTGTTGTCCTTCTTCCCGCAGAGGTTGTAGGACTGGCCGCTCTGGCCGGTGCCGGTGGAGTCGCAGCCGCGGCCCGACTTGCCCTTGGGGAGCAGGCCGACGGCGGTGGCGTTCAGCTTGGTCGTCGTACGGATCTTCACGCTCTCCACTGCCGTGAGCGTGCCGTAGCTGCAGGACGAGGCGGCGGCCCGTGCGTCGGCCGTGGCGACGCCGCCGGTCAGGGCGGTGGCCCCGGCCAGGGTGGCGGCGGTGATGGCCGTGGCGGCCAACTTCCTCATGTTCATGCGTCGTTCCCCGTCGTGGTCGATGACGTTCCCCGGTGCCCGGACGGGCGTACCGAGATGATCACCACGCTAGCTGGGCATGCGCATGACATGCAAAGCGGTTGCCCCGTCCTTCCGTTCAGCTGAAGTCCAGGCCGCCCGTACGGGTGCGCTTGAGCTCGAAGAAGTTCGGGTAACCGGCCAGCAGCCGCACACCGTCGAAGATCCGGGCGGCTTCCTCGCCCCGCGGGATCGCGGTCAGGACGGGCCCGAAGAAGGCGACCCCGTCGATGTGCATCGTGGGCGTGCCGACGTCCTCGCCGACCGGGTCCATGCCCTCGTGGTGACTCGCGCGCAGCGCCTCGTCGTACTCCGCCGTGCGGGCCGCGTCCGCGAGTGACTCCGGGAGTCCGGCGTCGGCCAGCGCCTTCCTGATCAGGTCGTCGGAGATCTCACCGTTGGCGTTGTGGATGCGCGTGCCGAGGGCCGTGTACAGGTCGCGCAGCACCCCCTCCCCGTGCTCCTGCGCCGCCGCCGTGCACACCCGCACCGGGCCCCAGCCCACGTCGAGCAGTCTGCGGTAGCGCTCCGGCAGGTCGGCGCGGCCCTCGTTGAGCACGGACAGGCTCATGACGCGGAACCGCAGATCGAGGTCGCGGTGGCGCTCCACCTCCAGGATCCAGCGGGAGGTGATCCAGGCGAACGGGCAGATGGGGTCGAAGTAGAAGTCCACTTTGTGTGTCATGACCATGAGCCTACGAGGGGAGGTGGACCGACCGGCAGGTCCACTTCCCCGCGCAAATCGTGGGCCAATGCCTACTGCTTGCACCCCTGCTGGAGATGCTCCCTGCGCCGCCTCTCGACCTCCTCGACCGCGGCGGGCCCCTGCCGGAGGGCGACGGCACGCCTCATGATGAGGACCGCGCACGTCAGGCACGAGGTGTCCGTGCGGCTGCCCTCTTCTTCGTGCGGGTGGGCATTCGCACGCGCGTTCATCATGTCCGGCCTCCGTTGTGTCTTGCTCGTTGCCGGCGGGCAACTCACCTTCAGGTAACTAGGGTTGCCGGGCAGAGGCCTCGACCACCAGGACTTGATGTCCCCGGCGCACGCAGGGGAGATGGGAGGTAGGTGCATGCCCGCACGACCACGTCCACTGACGCCGGACCGGTCCGCCCGGCACCTGTTCGGCGCGAAGATGCGCGCGTACCGCGGCAGCATGAGCCTGGAGCGGCTCGCCGAGATCGTGAACTTCAGCAAGAGCCACCTGGCGCGGGTGGAAACGGCGGAGTCCATGCCGCCGCCGGAACTTCCGGCGCTGCTGGACGCCGCGTTCGACACGGACGGCATTTTCGCCGAGCTGTACCAGGTGGCACGGAGGGAAATCCACCCGGACCAGTTCCGGAGGCGGATGGAGATCGAGGCGAAGGCGCGCGTCATCGCCGATTACACCTGCGCGCTGATGCCGGGTCTCGCGCAGACGGAGGAATACGCCCGGCTCCTGTTCCAGACGCACGACCCGAGGGCGACGGAGGCCGAGGTCGAGGATCTGGTAGCGGCACGGATGGATCGGCAGGCCCGGCTGCGGGCCGACGATGCGCCGGACTATTCCGCGATCATCGACGAGGCCGCCCTGTGTCGCGGATTCGGCGGACCCGCTGTCATGCGGCCGCAACTGGCCCGGCTGATCGACCTGAATGAGAGCGCCACGAGCGTGATGCAGGTTCTGCCGTTCGCCTACGGAGGGCACGCGCTGATGGGTGGCTCCCTGGCGTTGTTCACCCTCGGCGACGGCACTCAAGTGGCCTGGGAGGAGGGCCATTCCAGCGGGACGCTGATGGAGGATTTCGATAGCTTCGTCACCCGCCAGCGTGCCTACGATCTCCTCAGGTCCTGCGCTTTGTCACCGGCAGACTCGTCAGAATTCGTCCGGAACGTCATGGAGGCATTACCCGATGAGCACTGACCCTGATATATCCCGCGTGGAGTGGGTCAAGTCCAGCTATAGCGGCGCAGGGGGAGGCAACTGCCTGGAATGGGCCTGGTCCGGACCCCCGGGCATCGTCCCCGTCCGCGACAGCAAAACCCCGGACGGCCCTGTCCTCGCCTTCCCCCCAACGGCCTGGGCCGCCTTCGTCACCGCCGTCCGCAACGGCGACGCCTGACGCGAACGCGAACCGCAACAAACGAGGGCCGTACGGGAAACCCCGTACGGCCCTCAGGCTCACTTACCTCCCGCTACGCGGGAACGGAAGCCACACCCACCGGCAGGAACCGCTTGCCGTTCGCCTTCTCGGCGACGCCGACCCGGTCCAGGTACGGCGTGATGCCGCCCAGGTGGAAGGGCCAGCCGGCGCCGGTGATCAGGCACAGGTCGATGTCCTGGGCCTCGGCGACGACGCCCTCGTCGAGCATGAGGCCGATCTCCTGCGCGACCGCCTCCAGGACGCGGGCGCGCACCTGCTCCTCCGTCAGGACGGAGTCACCCTGCACCAGAAGCGCGGCGACCTCGGGGTCCAGCTCCGGCTTGCCGGAGTCGTAGACGTAGAAGCCGCGCTTGCCGGCCTTCACGACGGCGGCGAGGTTCGGGGAGACCTTGAAGCGGTCGGGGAACGCGCCGGCCAGCGTCTCGGAGACGTGGAGGCCGATGGCGGGGCCGACGAGCTCCAGGAGCACCAGCGGGGACATCGGGAGGCCGAGCGGCTCGACGGCCTTCTCGGCCGTCGCGACCGGGGTGCCCTCGTCGATGACGTTCTGGATCTCGCCCATGAAGCGGGTGAGGATGCGGTTGACGACGAACGCCGGGGCGTCCTTCACCAGGACCGCGGTCTTCTTCAGCTTCTTGGCGACGGCGAAGGCCGTGGCCAGGGAGGCGTCGTCCGTCTTCTCGCCGCGGACGATCTCCAGCAGCGGGAGGATGGCGACCGGGTTGAAGAAGTGGAAGCCGACGACCCGCTCGGGGTGCTTGAGCTTCGACGCCATCTCGGTGACGGACAGCGAGGAGGTGTTCGTGGCGAGGATGGTGTGCGCGGGCACGACCGCCTCGACCTCGGCGAACACCTGCTGCTTGACGCCCATCTCCTCGAAGACGGCCTCGATGACGAAGTCCGCGTCGCCGAAGCCGGCGGCCTTGTCGAGGGAGCCGGTGACGGCGGCCTTGAGGCGGTTGGCCTTGTCGTTGCCGATGCGGCCCTTGGCGAGGAGCTTGTCGATCTCGCCGTGGACGTAGCCGACGCCCTTGTCGATGCGCTCCTGGTCGATGTCGGTGAGGACGACCTGGACCTCCAGGCGGCGCGCGAAGAGGAGCGCGAGCTGGGAGGCCATCAGGCCGGCGCCGACGACGCCCACCTTGGTGACGGGGCGGGCCAGCGAGCGGTCGGGGGCACCGGCCGGGCGCTTGGCGCGCTTCTGCACCAGGTTGAAGGAGTAGATGCCGCTGCGCAGCTCGTCGCCCATGATCAGGTCCGCGAGGGCCTGGTCCTCGGCGTCGAAGCCCTGGCGCAGGTCGCCGTTCTTCGCCGCGGAGATGATGTCCAGGGCGCGGTAGGCGGCCGGGGCGGCACCGTGCACCTTGGAGTCGGCGATGGAGCGGCCACGCTCGACGGCCTGGTCCCAGGCCTCGCCGCGGTCGATCTCGGCGCGGTCGACCTGGATGTCGCCCTTGAGGACGGAGGCCGTCCAGATCAGGGACTGCTCCAGGAAGTCGGCGCCCTCGAAGAGGGCGTCGGCGATGCCGAGCTCGAAGACCTGCTTGCCCTTGAGCTGGCGGTTCTGGTTGAGCGAGTTCTCGATGATGACCGAGACCGCGCGGTCGGCGCCGATGAGGTTCGGCAGCAGGGCGCAGCCGCCCCAGCCGGGGACCAGGCCGAGGAAGACCTCGGGGAGGGAGAAGGCGGGGATGGCCTTCGAGACGGTGCGGTAGGTGCAGTGCAGGCCGACCTCGACGCCGCCGCCCATGGCCGCGCCGTTGTAGTACGCGAAGGTCGGGACGGCGAGGGAGGACAGGCGCTTGAAGACGTCGTGGCCGCCCTTGCCGATGGCGAGCGCGTCCTCGTGCTTCTTCAGCAGCTCGACGCCCTTGAGGTCGGCGCCGACGGCGAAGATGAACGGCTTGCCGGTGAGGCCGATGCCGGTGATGGAGCCCTCGGCGGCCTCCTTCTCGACCTGGTCGATCGCGGCGTTGAGGTTCGCGAGCGACTGCGGGCCGAAGGTGGTCGGCTTGGTGTGGTCCAGGCCGTTGTCCAGCGTGATGAGCGCGAAGCGCCCGGCGCCGAAGGGGAGGTCGAAGTGGCGGACGTGCGCCTGGGTCACGACCTCGCCGGGGAACAGCTCCGCCGCGCCCTTGAGAAGTTCAGCGGTGGTGCTCACTTGTTGCCTCCGTCGCGGTGTCCATTAGTCGCTCCGCTCCAGTGCGGGTTCTCCCAGATGACCGTGCCGCCCATGCCGAGGCCGACACACATCGAGGTGAGGCCGTAGCGGACGTGCGGCTGCTCCTCGAACTGGCGGGCCAGCTGGGTCATCAGGCGCACGCCGGACGAGGCCAGCGGGTGGCCGAAGGCGATGGCGCCGCCGTACTGGTTGACGCGCGGGTCGTCGTCCGCGATGCCGTAGTGGTCCAGGAGCGCGAGCACCTGCACGGCGTAGGCCTCGTTGAGCTCGAAGAGGCCGATGTCGTCGATGGTCAGGCCGGCCTTGGCGAGGGCCTTCTCGGTGGCCGGGATCGGGCCGTAGCCCATGACCTCGGGCTCGACGCCGACGAAGGCGTACGAGACGAGGCGCATCCGGACCGGCAGGCCCAGCTCGCGCGCGACGTCCTCGGAGGCGATCAGCGAGGCGGTGGCGCCGTCGTTGAGGCCCGAGGCGTTGCCGGGGGTGACGCGGCCGTGCGGGCGGAACGGCGTCTTGAGGTTGGCCAGGCCCTCCA
This window contains:
- a CDS encoding NACHT domain-containing protein; protein product: MQRRIGLGLACAALVTLAVVLWRGDVESPGTATWISVVSAVVSACAFVADLLSGLGDGDPPDPADRRRRAADALAQAVRSQWAAEAQLRRLQDPEPLSVRWSRVGPPLADHQGNIHPGPLPPPRDGDQRLGRVVEAFAAVRSRRMVVLGGPGAGKSILAVQFVLGMLAARQPGGPVPVLFPLAGWNPQALTLRAWLAERLAAEYRTLAAPSGDGTLAGELLDAGLVLAVLDGFDELPAPAHGQAMRRLNADLDERLPVLLTCRTTAWTRAVRAGDVLTAAEVVELRRLDFGTARTYLERTARPDGRGSTSWTPVLRPAPPGPLAEVLGTPLMVALARTVYGDTSRDPAELLDAARFPTAESIEEHLLDAFVPAAFGDAPGSTWRPGAAHRWLRRLARDLDGHDRQRGTWRLAWWELPDAMPRALRLIGPALLALLATASLLVPLAWYGRGVVGNWDSPLSMVLHLTGILLGLCCGFACLLPATAGTPQGPRRLARMAVTLTAVAAPLAAVAGHLAPPLFGLRLGDAITPRPIWFFNGCAFGLILSMLFAVAGLPRRPPPLGLPWAGSASGLGAVRALAIGLAAAGPVLLALRLVVPAPICFVAGLLLCLPGQRHGERAATPFTGPVAVLRGFGSGLLRGFVVCSLIGVSACAVVGGIVGAFAAYEIRSAPSLADAGPTDGWRARVSPDGVRTVDSSKPYAGELLPRGAHTKPLAVPSQSGIAYNGRTPEAFHQPVRIRMERDEPVLITAGHPPADAWNVVSELPRPVQLWLAYRSTPAVIGDVVVPLAEFGVLIGAIGGCASGVYRALSTPSDVLRAAGPQSTLRTDRAATAARSAIAAVLAGGVCLALIPVVGSGGALGTMHTELWVPLGTSALALSAWGRLGTARIWLAVTGRAPWRLMTFLEEAHRRGVLRQSGAHYEFRHLRLQQRLAGAAEEDERRAAPAPVP
- a CDS encoding helix-turn-helix domain-containing protein; the protein is MPARPRPLTPDRSARHLFGAKMRAYRGSMSLERLAEIVNFSKSHLARVETAESMPPPELPALLDAAFDTDGIFAELYQVARREIHPDQFRRRMEIEAKARVIADYTCALMPGLAQTEEYARLLFQTHDPRATEAEVEDLVAARMDRQARLRADDAPDYSAIIDEAALCRGFGGPAVMRPQLARLIDLNESATSVMQVLPFAYGGHALMGGSLALFTLGDGTQVAWEEGHSSGTLMEDFDSFVTRQRAYDLLRSCALSPADSSEFVRNVMEALPDEH
- a CDS encoding DUF397 domain-containing protein — translated: MSTDPDISRVEWVKSSYSGAGGGNCLEWAWSGPPGIVPVRDSKTPDGPVLAFPPTAWAAFVTAVRNGDA
- a CDS encoding 3-hydroxyacyl-CoA dehydrogenase NAD-binding domain-containing protein; amino-acid sequence: MSTTAELLKGAAELFPGEVVTQAHVRHFDLPFGAGRFALITLDNGLDHTKPTTFGPQSLANLNAAIDQVEKEAAEGSITGIGLTGKPFIFAVGADLKGVELLKKHEDALAIGKGGHDVFKRLSSLAVPTFAYYNGAAMGGGVEVGLHCTYRTVSKAIPAFSLPEVFLGLVPGWGGCALLPNLIGADRAVSVIIENSLNQNRQLKGKQVFELGIADALFEGADFLEQSLIWTASVLKGDIQVDRAEIDRGEAWDQAVERGRSIADSKVHGAAPAAYRALDIISAAKNGDLRQGFDAEDQALADLIMGDELRSGIYSFNLVQKRAKRPAGAPDRSLARPVTKVGVVGAGLMASQLALLFARRLEVQVVLTDIDQERIDKGVGYVHGEIDKLLAKGRIGNDKANRLKAAVTGSLDKAAGFGDADFVIEAVFEEMGVKQQVFAEVEAVVPAHTILATNTSSLSVTEMASKLKHPERVVGFHFFNPVAILPLLEIVRGEKTDDASLATAFAVAKKLKKTAVLVKDAPAFVVNRILTRFMGEIQNVIDEGTPVATAEKAVEPLGLPMSPLVLLELVGPAIGLHVSETLAGAFPDRFKVSPNLAAVVKAGKRGFYVYDSGKPELDPEVAALLVQGDSVLTEEQVRARVLEAVAQEIGLMLDEGVVAEAQDIDLCLITGAGWPFHLGGITPYLDRVGVAEKANGKRFLPVGVASVPA